The DNA segment CAAAATCATCCCTCTCGAGATTCATAATTTTAAGGCATGTTGAAAATACAGGATTGAGAGAGATTCGGGGCTGGGACATTCATCTTATGTTTCTATAGTGCCTTGCACACAGGAGCTAAGGTTTCTAGGAATAACTGCAATACAGAAATTGATAATTTACAACTGGAATTATTTTGATCTCTTAAACCATTATTTTTTGATTACAGTTCTTAAGTAATCTCACTGCTGGTGATAACATCTGTTGGATGTCCTCTTTGTTTTGAACAACAGACTGCAAATTACCAGTATGTTAGTTTTGCAGGTCATTGTTTAGGTTGGCATTTACAGTCTCTCAGTGATGAAGAATATTAGGCATTTTACCTCAATGAGAAACTTTCTAAATGTTTCTATTCCATGTTGTACCACTGCAGGATTATTCCCTTCTTGTTCTGTTCAGTTGTAGGTAGACGCTTTTCTTCATTTTCAGCTTAAACTTAACCTGTTTAAGGAGTCTTCTGTACTAAGCataagattgacccagtcagggttgatcttccagagtttgatttttttgcatgcCTGGGGAAGACACAACAGAATcaatctctgtgggctctgcagtCAACCGTTGTGCTCCTTGCTGTCATgtggagtaaggaaggttgacatgAGAGcatagaggctaggtcttcactaggaaaataagttgattccGATATGTcgatttttagctatgcaaatactgcagctagaattgcatatctgaaattgacattTTATTTCCTAAATTGAACAATATatgggctttttttgttttgtttcttgataGATTCACCTCTATCTGCAATAGTCTATTTTCTTTTTCTACATTCATGACAGATttcagaggcagccatgttaggcTTTTTCAGCACAAACAAGTCCAGTGGCATCTTTTAAAGTCTAGCAGTTTTATTGTGTCAAGCTTTCATGAATTGTAACTTCATCAGATACAGCTCTTGAAAGCTTATGtcaatacaattgttagtctttaaggtgccaccaggtTCCTTGTTGTATTCACAATAGAGTTGTAGGAGAGTGACAGGGAGTCAGTTTTGATTTGCATAGCCCCTTACCTTACAGTGTACATTCAATTATCAGGGTGTATTGAAAAACTTCAGATAAGGGGATTGTCACTATAACAAGCACTGAGAGCAGGACCCTGTTCTTCCTAGCAGCAAATCTGGGTGGTGGTTGAGGTTATAAAGATTAGTTGATACTGGCTTACTACCTAAAGTATGTCCAATTTAAGATTTTAAATCTTTCTCCAGTCTCAAAAGCAGCTTGTTAGTTTATTTGTTTTACTTATTGtgagctgttatttcagaattcAAATGGATTTATTGgcatttaaaactgaaaaattgttttcattGTACACAGAATACTTTATTTGGGGAatgctctcaggctatgtctagattgccggcttctgttgggagctcagatgtctcctgacagaagtctgctgcttggggagccttctgccaacatcctggtcatccttgttccacgaggaagaagagatgtgttagcagagggggttttcccaacatttggccccacgtGGATGCACCATATGTTGGGAAAGCGTCTCTGGACATAACcgtcagcaggagatatgcaaatcttttgctgacagttctccacaatctagacatagctgtgttagtctgtattttcacaaaacacacacaaaaaaacatgaTTTATTATTATTCCTTGTTTAGGAAGATTGTTTTTTGACAGTGTATTGAAGAGTGTTGCTGGGTGACGTGCAGTTGACCTTTGTTGGTTATTTTTAGTTCTGGGCATAGCAATTTGTTTTTCGTATGTCAGAAGAATATTATATGTGAAACGTAAGTTTTAAAAGTGGAGAATTAATCAGTGCATGAAATCAGTAATGCTATTTGTAGATGTATTGGAAAGAATATAACACGCAGTGTTTGCTCTGTACCATCTTCAGACTTAGTAAAGTGCTTGCTCGCTTTTGGATGGAAAACAAGGTAAAATAATTCTTAATGGACAAAGAATTGGGACAATCCCTTTGATTTAACTGTTTGATTTACCAACTTGAATTCTGATTGCTTGTGTATGGCAGTTGCTTAGCTATATTTAGTTAACTTCAGTTCACTTTTCAAATAAACTAAAATTTTCCTCTCCTTTAATTGCTTTTCATTTTGGATTCACTGACTTCTCTCCAAGGTAACCTTCTAAGCAATAAGGGATACTATTTTTGAGATTAATTGATTAGCTCTTTTCAGAGGTGCAATTAATTGTACAAGTAGCATGTTTTGAAAGTCAGCTTTTGACTATATTGCAAATTAGCTTAATGTTGATGTTCCAAACCATAAGCTGATGCTAAAGACCTCTTGGACACTTAATTGCAGTTGTTCAGGCTGATGCTACTTTTTTATGAGCAAAGAAATTTATGGCATATAATAAAACACAGTTTAAGTATGCTACAAGAGTTCTACAGGGTGCTTTAGCTTGTAGTTTGCTTTTGAACTATCTGTGTTTTTTGTAAGATTTATTAAATCCAAATCCCTGTTGATATGGACAGTAATATAGGTAAGTGGGACACTAACAGCTCAATTATTTTTTGAAATgaattgatttaaaatattttcaaagtacACCTACTCTTGAGtttgttacaattttttttttggctttacaGTCATTTATAGTTGCCAAAGTGCTTCTCTTTTGCTGTGTGAAGGATGAAATTTATTATATGGGGTAAATTGAGACCTAATCTATACAGAGTGGCTGCCAAAAGTaaataatttggaaaagagatatTACTCTGTTATAATAGTTGTTACAAATATTTAAATTCCTTTGTCTCCAAATCTTTAACTAAATGGTAAGtccccagttctgccactggAGCTGTTTGGACAGATCTGAAATCAACAGGTGACCCTATGGCATGAAGATCTACCTTTGGATCCCAGTGCAGAATTGAGACCATAGTAGTTAAGTTTCAAGCTAGTGGATGAGTTCCAGTGTTTTGTTAATTACACCAGCTTAAAGTGTATTACTAAATGTTAGTTGTAATGTCTGAGGTTACTCTTCCTTGCACATTTGAAAAATACTTCATGCAGTCATTTTTGCTGTTTTACCAATTTTATCAGTTTCCCTTGTTTCACACttggttgacttttttttttttttttttaaaaaaaaaaaaagagtattgtAAAAGTATAGACTTGTGTAGTACCTGAAACTGTCTTGCTTTTCAGTGTGCACTAGGCTGTCCCTTCAATGAAGTAATTTCATGGTTCTGAACATACCTTTTGATGATGCTATTAGTTCAGGCCTCTTCAGTGCATTGTGTCGTAGCTAAGCCCAGACTCCCAAGCAACATACATCAGACCCTCTGGTGATCCTGAAAGGACTTTCAACACAGAATTTTCCTGGGATGCTGTGCTTTTGTTCTCAACCACCTAACTCAAACAGAAACCTAAGTCACTCTCTCTGGTCTTGGACTGAGTCTTTATGTTCTTCAGATAATACTAGGGGGCTGTGCCTCTTGCTCAGCAGGATCACCAACCCCCATATTTTCCAAGGGGTCGGGGAGCCACCTAGCCAGCCCATGGTGGGGAGGCAAGGTTCCTCTCAGAGCTGAGCTCTGTCTGCTGCTACTGACTCCCCCTCAAGCACCTCCCACTCCTACTCTCTCatctctccccccagcacctccctgggCCCTCCGGTCTCTCTTGGTGGGAAGGGAAGACACGGCTCAGAGCCATCACTGCTGCTACTGATGGGACTAATTCCTGCTGCCCAACCCCCTTTCACCCTGCCAAAGCTGCTCACAGCAACCTCCCACAAGCCTTCCCAGGTGGTGGACAGACGCATTTGCATGATGGTGACGTTCTGTTGCTTGGGAGGAAAATCTGCAGAGTAAGGGGAGAGAGAACCAAATAAATTAACTTTAAAAGATAACCATCTTTTCCACATATTTGGCAATATAAGCAGAATATGTGGTTCTAACTGCCAGGTTAGCAAGATATCTGCACCTGCCATATCCAATGTTCAACTGCTCAGGACTTGATTAATGCACTGCAGTATGGAGACAAAGGTATTGGGGGCTTCTTTTCAAGGACCAGCTTTATGCAGTCTTCTGTCAACCtacaagggttttttttctgaatcCCAAAGAGTCAGTACACGGCATCGCAGTTAAGCTTCTAACAAAAGAATATACAGCAAGGTGGATGGTAAATGTGTGCATATTTGTATGTTTCCATGTTAACCAGCATTcaaattcttttaaaagaaaccatGATCTAGTTTAATACACAACTCTAATTGTTAGTCTGTTTAATTTCCTACTCCTTAATCGTTTTTTTTCTCCCATAGAATCCAACTGCCATCATGTCTAGCAAAAGGGCAAAGACAAAGACCACTAAGAAGCGCCCTCAGCGCGCAACCTCCAATGTATTTGCAATGTTTGATCAGTCACAAATTCAGGAATTCAAAGAGGCCTTCAACATGATTGATCAGAACAGAGATGGCTTCATTGACAAAGAAGACCTGCATGATATGCTGGCTTCCCTTGGTAACGTTTATTTCTCCAGCATCTTTCTCTGACAGTCATGTGATATAGAAGTATATTAACTGACAATTATCACAATAGCATGGCTGTTAACTTTTCATACACTTTGGAGCTGCTTTATGAAAGTTTTTGGTACCTGTATAAATTAACAAACATTTGGTGGATGAATTAATACattatgattttaaaatgtgaacaCTTCAATTGTAGGAAAGAATCCCACTGATGAATACCTAGATGCAATGATGAATGAAGCTCCAGGTCCGATAAACTTCACTATGTTCCTTACAATGTTTGGTGAAAAACTAAATGGCACAGATCCAGAGGATGTGATCAGAAATGCTTTTGCTTGCTTTGATGAAGAAGCAACTGGTATGTAGGTGAAATATCAATTCAGGGTTGCCTGTTTTTGAATCTTCATGAAAAGGATTTTGTTATTCAGCCATGACTGTAAATGCATAATGAACTAATGTAAATTATTGAATTTATTAAGGGCTTCTAAAGATTTGTCTACAAACTCGACATGGTGCTTTAATGCATGTCTGCAGGGATGTAAATCCTAATGTATTTCCCCTTGTGGATTATGCTAATGTGCAGTACGCATCCATTTGTGTGTTGAACTATATTAATGTGCACCAGGGAATTTATAGTGTGCACCAGCAGGTCCATACAGCCAGGTAGAGCCATTCAGAAACAAATATATTGTCATTATGTCTGTCTCAAATTTCTTTAAAAGCTTGGGGCAGTAGTTACTGCAGGTTGAATTTCTAATCCAGAACATTCTCATCCAGtgaactccataatctggcatgattttatttagctggacaaacacttatcatgggtaggggcaagtttcctgtggtcctataaagtttgtttacagccaccagtccttgttatcagtgttttgtgctgttcagctgtaatttaccccagatgtCTCCCAAGAGCCCACTAAACAGTAGAAGTGTTATAATGTGCTCGAaactattgacctcctgtcatccggtaaattctctcgtctggctcTGGTCATGTCCCATGGATGcaggatgagaggttcaaccagtaggtGGTTAATTGGACACCAGTTGTTGCCCACAGAAATCTTGCTGGTGGTTTGCAGAGTTGCCTTCTAACACTTATAGCTCCTTATTTCCTCGTGttaaactgtatttaaaaaattgTGTAAAATCTAATTTTTGATGGAAGAAAAAACTATTGCCATTGTCATGGTGTTTCAACAcagtgggaggaggagagagtgCTCACATAAGTGAGGGGAGACTGCCTATAACTCTAAATTTGTAGTCCATGCTGTGTCAAAGTTTGGGAACCTGTGGCTTGCAATTTGTTGTTGAATTGGTGCTAACATCTTAATGTTTCAGGTATGTTTGTATTTTTGCACCTCTTTTGGCCTTGACATTTAAACTAAATTAGATTAACCATTATTTATGAGCAGACCTCTATGctcagcagttttaaaacaagtGAATACAGTCTGTTCAAACCTCCATGTAGACTTTCACATATATTTTGAGTGGAAAACAATAGAAATATGCCATTTTCTGTGTGGTCTGTTTTGCTGTAACTTGGGTTCACTTCTTGCCATGGACGTTCCAGAAGCATTGTGTGTGGAAAAAGGTATGAGAGGCTGTCATGCAGAATGTAACTGATCAAGCTGTTATCTTAAGTGTCAGAGCTAGCTGGAAAGTGTAGATGATATGATCCTATTGTAGTGCTCCAGCTTGACTCTGAGGCATGAGACTTCATTATAATCGTGGGTTGCGTAATTAAACAAGTTGGAAATTAAAATAATCCAGGTCTAGTATTAAATGGAACTACAGAATTTAACTTTCGCATCCTGTAGTCTTATATTGATAGCTTTGTGTCTTCCTTCTCCCTGGAGTTAATGCTTAAATAAGCTGTATTTCTTAAGCAGTAGATGTGTGGTGCCTATTTATATATTCAAATGATTTAAGTCCAAACTAGAAATTCTATTTCAAGAGCCAGTAAgaacttttttggtttttatcCTGATTTGCTATGTATATTATATTCCAGGGTTCATTCAAGAAGACTACTTGAGAGAGCTGCTGACAACAATGGGAGACAGATTTACAGATGAAGAAGTAGACGAGTTGTATAGAGAGGCACCAATTGACAAAAAGGGAAATTTCAATTACATTGAATTCACACGCATCCTTAAACATGGAGCAAAAGACAAAGATGATTGAACAAAATTTCAGACATCTGCAGACAGCTCTAGTTTTCACTTGCATTTATTTTGAGGTTTTTTTCCTGGTAGAACCTGTTGCATGCATCCAGCTTTTACAGCTTTTGCTTTTCTCAGAGTATTTATCTATTCCACACCATTCTGGCACATTTGCACCTGTGTAATTAGACTGGATTTGGGGGTTGATATTGTAATGAAAAGCATCTGGGGACAAAGACCAATGAATTTGAAGGCCCAGGAAAAAAGTCTCAATATTTCTGGTTTAGCTGGATTTTTACATCTTTTGTAATAAAAGTCCTTTTGAAATAAAGATTGCTATATAAATAAAATACCTCAAACAGCTTTGTCAAGAGTGACAATTTCTTGTTACTAAATGTCTTCATTATGAAAAGCATATGTGCCTACTCTTTATCTGGTTGAGACTCAAGATATTACACTGAATTCAGTTTGTAAAGCACTTGTTTCATCCAAGTACaaattatttacatttaaatGAGTCAGCAATACTCAGATTTATAATGTGAAAAGTACAGGTACTTAAATTTTAACACTGAGAATTAAGTTTGTCTCTGAAGGGAAGTCTGGCTGATGCCCATAAACAAAATGGGCAGGGAAGATTATTACAGTTGCACAACAATTAATTCTTTCTTGCCTACACTGTGCTGCTGGTGTGCAAAGCTTtcataattttgtgtgtgtgtgcacgctgaTTAGCCTTTACTTTCCTTTATTACAAGTGTGAGTATTTGAAATATTGTAACTTGgagaacagggataggaaaaaaataagacaAGCATGATCCTGATCATTCAGTAGCAGGGGTCACATTTCCTTTCCATGGTCacagaacaaagcaagcagtcctgtagtggtCTTATCCAGGAAAGCCTATTAAGTAAAatttactctttaaggtgctacaagactgctagctttgttttgtgaatatacagactaagatggctacccctctgagaccctTTTCCATTGTTCTAGCTTCCTTCTCTTCCCATTCTATTCGGAgccattaatttttttctatatgGAGTTGTACACAGTAGCATTACAATGCCTGCATTGTAAAAAAGGATATACTGTTGCTATACAGGCCCTTGGATTTTATGTGCAACTGTCGCATGGTTAGAACTTTTTTCTATTCTTAATATGATTATGTTGATAATGGCCTTGCTTGTTTGATAAATTCATCAATAAAGTACTTATGCTGCTGTTCTGAGCAGTAGGCTGCAAAAGTTAATCAGCTGTTACATTTCTTGTATGTGCACATCACCAGCTTCCTTGCATGTGATTTTTCCTTTGTAATACGTTCCATCGGGTGCCTATTTAAGCTGGTTCTAGGATTGTTTTGTGGACCCTCAGTATCCTCCCCTGGTATAAGGATTAGCAGTGAGGATGGAGGGCTTGTTCCCTTGCTGTCAGATATTAGGAACCCCAACACCCTTCCTCAGTTCCTTTA comes from the Carettochelys insculpta isolate YL-2023 chromosome 2, ASM3395843v1, whole genome shotgun sequence genome and includes:
- the LOC142009390 gene encoding myosin regulatory light chain 2, smooth muscle minor isoform isoform X1, whose translation is MENKNPTAIMSSKRAKTKTTKKRPQRATSNVFAMFDQSQIQEFKEAFNMIDQNRDGFIDKEDLHDMLASLGKNPTDEYLDAMMNEAPGPINFTMFLTMFGEKLNGTDPEDVIRNAFACFDEEATGFIQEDYLRELLTTMGDRFTDEEVDELYREAPIDKKGNFNYIEFTRILKHGAKDKDD
- the LOC142009390 gene encoding myosin regulatory light chain 2, smooth muscle minor isoform isoform X2; the protein is MSSKRAKTKTTKKRPQRATSNVFAMFDQSQIQEFKEAFNMIDQNRDGFIDKEDLHDMLASLGKNPTDEYLDAMMNEAPGPINFTMFLTMFGEKLNGTDPEDVIRNAFACFDEEATGFIQEDYLRELLTTMGDRFTDEEVDELYREAPIDKKGNFNYIEFTRILKHGAKDKDD